In Argopecten irradians isolate NY unplaced genomic scaffold, Ai_NY scaffold_1071, whole genome shotgun sequence, the following are encoded in one genomic region:
- the LOC138313926 gene encoding manganese-dependent ADP-ribose/CDP-alcohol diphosphatase-like encodes MDCNGNTESIPGKEVVCKIGIIADVQYADINDKYNFRKTRLRFYRKALTLLQRAVTDWSAEKVDCVLQLGDVIDGFNKDENTSKSALATIFEVLRRFPGPVYHTWGNHELYNFTQEELKRSALFSGIMPECECPKGKSYYSFHLHRKLKVVVLNCYEISMLGLPEDSAEYKQAEAMIKGNNSNENLNSPDGLRGTCRRFVKLNGALSASQLKWLTEHLREAESAKVNVIIVGHCPIYKQSANSMDLLLNCTDAMTVVTEFGECVVCYLAGHDHEGGSSVDSSGILHVTFPGTVESMETDSYATAHLYNDKLIILGKGSYSTYKTTLRYPID; translated from the exons ATGGATTGTAACGGAAACACAGAATCGATCCCGGGAAAGGAAGTGGTATGCAAAATAGGGATAATTGCAGACGTTCAATATGCTGATATCAATGATAAGTATAACTTCCGGAAAACAAGACTGAGATTTTACCGAAAGGCCTTGACCTTATTACAGCGGGCCGTCACAGACTGGAGCGCTGAAAAGGTCGATTGCGTCCTTCAACTTGGTGACGTCATAGATGGCTTTAACAAAGATGAAAACACTTCAAAAAGTGCACTCGCTACTATTTTTGAGGTACTTAGAAGGTTTCCGGGTCCGGTATACCACACATGGGGAAACCATGAACTTTACAACTTCACACAAGAGGAACTTAAGCGCTCCGCATTATTCAGTGGCATCATGCCCGAATGCGAATGTCCAAAGGGGAAATCTTATTATTCATTTCACCTCCACCGGAAGTTAAAAGTTGTCGTGCTCAACTGTTATGAAATAAGCATGCTCGGGTTACCGGAAGACTCGGCCGAGTACAAACAAGCCGAGGCGAtgataaagggaaataactctaacgAAAATTTGAACAGTCCAGATGGCCTTCGCGGAACATGTCGTCGGTTTGTCAAGTTAAATGGCGCATTATCGGCATCACAACTGAAGTGGCTGACGGAACACCTTCGGGAGGCCGAATCAGCTAAAGTGAATGTCATTATAGTGG GCCATTGTCCTATATATAAGCAGAGTGCAAACAGCATGGACCTTTTATTAAACTGCACCGACGCAATGACTGTCGTAACCGAATTCGGGGAGTGCGTCGTTTGTTACTTGGCCGGACATGATCACGAGGGCGGAAGTAGTGTTGATTCTtccggtatacttcatgtgacGTTTCCGGGAACTGTAGAAAGTATGGAAACCGATTCGTATGCAACAGCACATCTTTACAACGATAAACTTATCATTCTTGGCAAGGGAAGTTATTCTACTTATAAAACTACTTTACGATATCCCATTGATTGA